A window of the Mesotoga infera genome harbors these coding sequences:
- a CDS encoding ABC transporter ATP-binding protein has product MLEVKNLYVSYGRIQVISDFSFSVEKEAVGLFGPNGAGKTTLINSIIGLVKPKEGEILFEGESLLPYETHTIVRKGISVVPQDGELFPIMTVLENLKIGAAYIKEARDRVDERLEFVFKIFPILKERAYQLAGTMSGGQQRMLAVGRSLMAIPRLLILDEPSVGLQPSLVSELFEKLSVIKSEGVSMILSEQNVRQGLKVIDRGYVIENGTLAIESNADDLMHNEHVKRSYLGL; this is encoded by the coding sequence ATGCTTGAAGTCAAAAATCTATACGTTTCTTACGGAAGAATTCAAGTTATTTCGGACTTTTCTTTCTCAGTCGAAAAGGAGGCAGTTGGCCTTTTTGGTCCCAACGGAGCGGGAAAGACAACTTTGATAAATTCCATAATCGGTCTTGTGAAACCGAAAGAAGGAGAAATCCTCTTTGAAGGCGAGTCCCTTCTTCCCTATGAAACTCACACGATTGTGAGGAAGGGGATCTCGGTAGTTCCGCAAGACGGTGAGTTGTTCCCAATAATGACGGTTCTTGAAAACCTGAAAATCGGAGCCGCGTATATCAAGGAGGCAAGAGACAGAGTCGACGAGAGGTTGGAGTTTGTCTTCAAAATATTCCCGATCCTGAAGGAACGCGCTTATCAGTTAGCTGGAACGATGAGCGGAGGACAACAAAGAATGTTGGCTGTCGGCCGATCGCTAATGGCAATTCCAAGGCTGCTTATTCTTGACGAACCTTCTGTGGGACTTCAGCCTTCTTTAGTTTCCGAGCTCTTCGAGAAGCTTTCCGTAATAAAGTCCGAAGGAGTATCTATGATCCTTTCGGAACAGAATGTTCGACAGGGTTTGAAGGTCATAGACAGGGGTTACGTTATTGAGAACGGTACCCTTGCGATTGAAAGCAACGCCGATGATCTGATGCACAACGAACATGTCAAACGTTCTTATCTCGGCTTGTGA